TTCATTTAGGAGctctttaattttacaatagaAGGATCCAAACCTCAACACGGTCAATCAACAGTCCAGCATTTCTTGCTAAAATCTATTGGGCCGGCCCATATGTACCCTACAGACAGAAGGCCGATCTCAACTCAGCAGTTTGATAAAACCCTAATTATTGACCCCTTTGCAGAAGCTAGGGTTTGTGGCCTTTGGTTTCAGAAGCAAGAGCACTTCATCAGCAGAGACAGAGCCGCGCCACCTCCGTCGCCGCCATGGGTCGTATGCACAGCCGCGGGTACATCCTGTTCCCCTTAATTCATCTGCTCTAACTATTGaacaattatgatttttttttgttttgttatattttttcgaAGCTGCCGATTGATTTTCCTACCTCCTATTTCAGTAAGGGTATTTCCGCTTCAGCCCTCCCTTACAAGAGAACTCCCCCCAGCTGGCTCAAAATTTCTTCTCAAGATGTAAGTTCTCTCAGAATCCATATTTTCTTAGTACATTGCAGATATACTTATCAATTTGACTAAATTATGTATCCTTTTGTATGTTGAATTTACAAGGTTGAGGAGAATATCTGCAAGTTTGCTAAGAGGGGTATGACGCCATCACAGATCGGTGTGATTCTCCGTGATTCTCATGGTATTGGCAAGATCCTTCGTATTCTCAAGGCTcatgatattatataatttttttctgtcGTTCTGCTAATACAACGTTTTCTGGATtggaaaatgtgattgatttatGTAGTGGATGGTTTTTAACCAATTAACAGGGCTTGCACCGGAGATTCCAGAGGATCTGTACCACTTGATAAAGAAGGCCGTAGCAATCAGGAAGCATTTGGAGAGGAACAGGAAGGATAAGGACTCCAAATTCAGGTTGATTTTGGTGGAGAGCAGGATTCACCGCCTTGCCCGTTACTACAAGAAGACCAAGAAGCTTCCCCCTGTCTGGAAATAGTAATTctcttctctcattttttatagGAAATTGCtttatattaactatttaGTTGATCTGCTAGTTAAATTTGTGTttgtatatttgatttaatagaGATGTATTCATAATTTCGTACCTCTTGGTTTGGGATTGGTGTCTAGTATCCTTTCGTTGCTGATTACTTTGACATCAAATTTATGAGGCTGGCCATTACATGCAAGAATGAGGTTAATGGTTTGGCATTCTATTTGCAAAAACCATATGGATACATTTAAGTGCAATAACTAGTGTGAGATTGTAGTAAGTTTATTTAAGTTTACTACAAATCAAGTGATccttttgcattttttaagTAGGTAATTTCTAATTTCAGCCACGGGAATGAGGTTTTAGTTTGAAgccaatttattttgtggGTCGACTCATGTGGTGCTTAGCTGCTGAATAAGCTGGATACCCCAAATTGATGGTGATTCATGGGTGTATTGCAAATTTCtaacataataaatgtttATTATCTTCCTTGATAAGTATCGTCAAGGTCTTCCTATGTGGTCAAGGGAAACTAGTAGATGAGAGATGTGTCTTCTTTTAGTCTCTGAAGTTGATTTCATATTTGTGGCTGCACCAGCACTGTGTTTTGGCAAACTTACGTTGATGATAAATGTGAAACATTCTCGAATACCATTGTTGTTCTTCTGTCTCTTTCCACCTTTTCTCACTACCTTCTGTATATCATCTGAGAAATCCTAGTTGGTTTGCTGCATggtatttttctgtttttggaTTTCATTCCATGTCACTCTAGCTTTTACCAGTTATCTTTTTGCAAGTTCTTGATGTCACTTTTCTTTGAGCAGCGAATCAACCACTGCCAGCACTCTTGTGGCTTAGGCTAGGGAAACTCCTGGAGAATGCTTTTTCCGAGCACCAAAGATTGTGGACTCTTGCAGTTTGGGCAAATTGTCGGATTTTGGCAAGAAAtgtttatttagaattttgttttcttattcatCACTGTTACTTATAAGTGGATGACAATTTTGGATATCtcatttttgttgtgtttttccTTATATTTTAGCAGCCCCTCATCTGACTTGTTGATCTTGAACTTTATAATGAAGCTTTCTCACTTgagtttaattgattagatcggTGCATTTGCTTCTGTGGACTTAGATCTTGGATGGTGCAAAATTGGAGTAACCATGGAAGTGAAGCTGGATTCTTTAAAATAACTTCAATATTTCTTGTGGTGTAGATTGCTAGTACTTACCATAATTGTCCAACAGTTTTTTTTATGCCTTAATGTGGGATGGTTATCTGCTTTTAGGTTAATACAGAAAGCTAATGTTAGAGGTGATGACATCATAATTGTTATTAACATATGACATGTCTGATATATTAGTTTTGTCATTGTTCTTTTAAATAGTGGTCTAATTCTTATTCAACGaggacaatatttttattatgataacTGATAATAGATTTTATTTGAACCATCTAGTTTATTCAAATGCAAGGCTGATGacatttttttggatttttttgttaatggaGTAGTTCGATATCGTTCTCCCTCTCATACGGACTTCAGTGCAACTTCTACTTCGATTAGTTCAAGACTAATAAAAAGAGTATTGAAATTAGGGAACTTTTACAGTCAAAAGAATAGTTACTTCAATTGGCAATCAGGACAAGTGTAATTGGCAAAATGAAGGTCGTGtggaatattaatttattttaataagtggtgttgttttattttaatagtatgtATTGAGTAAATATAGTTGTTTGATTTTGGTGATTAGTATATGATTGATATAGTTGTTGGTTATCATTAAATATGGGGAGTGTTTGCGTGCGTTTTTCAGCTTTTGGCTTCAAAAAAACACTTTTGAAGTGTTTGGGATAACAACTTTTGCTTCTGAAATGTCTAAAAAAGACGCTTTTAGGCCAGAAGCTAGAAGCACATCGTGGGTggttttagctattttggtttttttgtaaataaattcaattttattttttactactttattcttattataataattttaattcgactttataatttttgtttttaaattttgtatttaaagttaatgtcagagtttttaaataatgtaaatgtt
This region of Sesamum indicum cultivar Zhongzhi No. 13 linkage group LG4, S_indicum_v1.0, whole genome shotgun sequence genomic DNA includes:
- the LOC105160572 gene encoding 40S ribosomal protein S13-like codes for the protein MGRMHSRGKGISASALPYKRTPPSWLKISSQDVEENICKFAKRGMTPSQIGVILRDSHGIGKILRILKAHGLAPEIPEDLYHLIKKAVAIRKHLERNRKDKDSKFRLILVESRIHRLARYYKKTKKLPPVWKYESTTASTLVA